The Mycolicibacterium aurum genome segment TCAGCAGCACCGCGGGCTACTGGTCGACGGCGTCGTCGGCGAGGCCACCTACCGAGCGCTCAAAGAGGCGTCCTACCACCTGGGCGCACGCACCCTGAACCATCAGTTCGGTGCGCCGATGTACGGCGACGACGTCGCCACGCTGCAGGCCCGGCTGCAGGATCTCGGGTTCTACACCAACCTGGTCGACGGACACTTCGGCCTGCAGACCCATAACGCTCTGTCGTCGTATCAACGCGAGTACGGCCTCTACCCCGACGGCATCTGCGGTCCAGAGACGTTGCGCTCCTTGTATTTTCTGGGTTCCCGCGTCACCGGCGGTTCGCCGCACGCCATCCGCGAAGAAGAGTTGGTCCGCAGCTCGGGTCCGCGGCTGTCCGGCAAGCGGATCATCGTGGACCCGGGTCGCGGCGGCTCCGACCGCGGCGTGATCCTCAACGGGCCGTCCGGCCCGATCAGCGAGGCGGACATCCTCTGGGACTTGGCGAGTCGCCTTGAAGGCCGGATGACCGCGATCGGCATGGAGACCTTCCTGTCGCGCCCGGCCACCGCGGCGCCGACCGACGCAGAACGCGCCGCCACCGCCAACACCGTCGGCGCGGACATGATGATCAGCCTGCGATGCGCCACGCACACCAGCCCGGCGGCCAACGGGGTGGCGTCCTTCCACTTCGGCAACTCGCACGGCTCGGTGTCCACCATCGGACGCAATCTGGCCGACTTCATCCAACGAGAAGTTGTGGCCCGCACCGGATTACGTGACTGCCGAGTGCACGGTCGCACGTGGGATCTGCTTCGGTTGACCCGCATGCCCACGGTCCAGGTCGACGTCGGCTACATCACCAACCCCGGGGACCGCGCCACCCTGGTGTCCCCCGCATCGCGCGACGCTCTCGCCGAAGGCATCCTGGCTGCCGTCAAGCGTCTCTATCTGCTGGGCAAGAACGATCGCCCCACCGGTACGTTCACGTTCGCCGAACTGCTGGCCCACGAGCTCGCCGTCGACCAGGCCCGCCGCGCATAGTCGCCGCTAGGGGCGGGAACTCGCCCCGGCCCCCACCGGCTGCTGCAGTTGG includes the following:
- a CDS encoding N-acetylmuramoyl-L-alanine amidase, with the protein product MSSLRRGDRGGAVTEIRAALAALGMIDDPDEDLTTGKHVAADVFDGDLDQAVRAFQQHRGLLVDGVVGEATYRALKEASYHLGARTLNHQFGAPMYGDDVATLQARLQDLGFYTNLVDGHFGLQTHNALSSYQREYGLYPDGICGPETLRSLYFLGSRVTGGSPHAIREEELVRSSGPRLSGKRIIVDPGRGGSDRGVILNGPSGPISEADILWDLASRLEGRMTAIGMETFLSRPATAAPTDAERAATANTVGADMMISLRCATHTSPAANGVASFHFGNSHGSVSTIGRNLADFIQREVVARTGLRDCRVHGRTWDLLRLTRMPTVQVDVGYITNPGDRATLVSPASRDALAEGILAAVKRLYLLGKNDRPTGTFTFAELLAHELAVDQARRA